The Deinococcus malanensis sequence TGGGTTACTTAGAGGTGGTGTGCCGGCGGCCGGAGATGACTTTGGGTTGCAGCGTCCGTGAATCGATCTCCACAATGAACATGGGCGAGGAACGCCGTTCCCCAGTGGCTCTGAAGGAGATTGGGCCCGTCACGCCCCGTGAGGTCGAGATGTTGACCGAGTTCAGTGCGACGTCCACCTGTGCCCGTGTGGGTGTTTTGCCAGCACTTCGTGCTGCCACTGCGAGCGCATTAAGCATGGCGTTCATGGCGTCGCAGGTGAACGCAGCCCGCACTGCAGGAGCCGTTCCGAACGCCTTCTGGTACGCAGTGATAAACGCCTGACCGTTCGTGTAATTCTGCACCGGACCCAGCCAAAACTCGCCCGGCGAGGTCGCCCCGTGAACCACAAACGCGTCTTGCGGGTCATGCGGGAACGCAAGTTGCTGTGCCGCAGGGAGCGCCGGTATCGGGCGACCACCGATTCCACACACCGTGAGACGCGCTTTCCCAACCTGCTGCCCCAGGTCACACCCGTCCGGCCCGATCAGGTGTGGCAGGCGGACCCCACCTACGTGCGAGTGCAGCAGGGCTTCGTGTACCTTGCGTGTGTGCTGGACAGCTTTACCCGTGAGGTGGTGGGCTGGTCCCTGTCGAAATTCCTGGATGCTGAACTCCCGCTCGCTGCGTTAAACAACGCGCTGAGCGCGCGTTGTCCGGCGCCGGGACTCCTGCATCATTCCGATCAGGGAGTGCAATACGCCAGCCGGGTCTATGTGAACCGGCTTCGCGCCGTTGGGATCACACCGAGCATGTCCAGAAAGGGCAATCCGTACGATAACGCCAGGATGGAAAGCTTCTACAAGACTCTGAAAACTGAGGAGGTCAACCTGCAGGAATATGCTGATCTGGACGATGCCCGGCAGCACATTGATTCGTTCATTGCGGACCTGTACAACACCCGCAGACTGCATTCCAGTCTCGGCTATGTCCCACCGGCTGAGTTCGCTGCCCGGTACACTGCCACCCAGATGTGACTTGCCCACTGGTCCGCCATCAGGGGTTCACTCCACTACAAGAGACTGACCAGGAGGAGGGCGTGAGGTACGGCAGCAAGCACCTCAACGCACTGAAGGTGACGTCATGCCATGGAACCATGAGGCGCTGCATCCTCCAACCGGCCTGATCAGCACCATGTCCTGATGAGCGGCGGTTCCGGGCGACCCATGACGCCCTGACCGGGCTGTCTAACCGGGCGCATTTCCAGGCGGAGGTCGAGCGCGCACTCCAGGCGGGCGAAAACGCATCGTTCGGCATCCTGTTCATCAACCTCGACCGCTTCAAGCAGATCAACGACACCCTGGGTCATGATGTTAGCGACGAACTGCACAAGGAAGTGGCCCGGACGCTCAACCAGACGGTTCGCTCCGGCGACCTCGTGGCCCGCATGGGCGGTGACGAATTCACGATCATCCTCCGGGACCTTCGCAACGCCCGGGACGCACAGCGCGTCGCGCAGATGATCCACGCCCAGCTCGCGCAGCCCGTTTAGGTCGGCGGGCATACCCTGCACGTCACCGGCTCGATCGGGGTGGCGGTGGCACCGCAAGATGGCCGGGACGTCACCACCCTGCAGAAGCACGCTGATATCGCGATGTACCGGGCCAAGCAAGACGACAGGAATGGAGTTCGGACCTTCCAGGCAACCATGGGTGAGGAAGCAGTGACGCGCGTCGATGTGGAACGTGAACTGTGCCCATCCTGTGCCTCCCGCGGAGATTGGGATGAGTCTGTTGGATTTGCCATGAAGCTTCAGAAGCGCCCCCGATTGAGCTGCTGTGTGGAGCAGTCAGGGTTAACTCCATGGGCTTCACCACACCCGCAAAGTGAGCTGGTGCGAGCATCGCGTCAGGACATTCCTCCTGTCGATGAGGCAGCACTTCTGCAAGAGTGAACATGTTCAAGTTTGAGCAAGTTCAAAAGGAGTGGGATATGCAACTATGGGCAGGACGCCTGTTGATCTTCGTGGCCGTGGGCCACCTGCTGCTGGCCCTCGCCAGCATCATTCCTCACCTGGCCCTGATGGCCCCGGAGCAACTCCCCGGAGTGACCGGGGTGCCCTGGCACCCCCTCCACCTGGACCGTCAAGCCGCCTTCTGGAGCTCACTCGGCAGTTTCGCCGGCCCACAGCTGCTGTGGGGGGTCTGGGTCACCGTCGCGTCCCGAGCAGGTCAGCCGCTGCCCAGGGGCACCGGAATGGCGCTGCTGGTCCTCACAGTCGTTCAGGTCACGCTGGTCCCACTTAGCGGATTCTGGATCAACCTCCTCCCCGCACTGCTCCTGCTCGCGTCCGAAAACCCGTCCTGGGCCGCCCCCAACCAGTCCAGGAAAGCATGATGACCCGCCCACCCAGGCTGACCGCACCCAGCCGCCGTGAACGCCACAAGCAGGACAAACTGCAGCGGATTCGAGCCGCCGCGCTCACCCTGTTCACCGAGCAGGGCTACGGGTCCACCACCATCCGCCAGATTGCCACCGAAGCCGATGTGGCCACAGGGACCATCTTCCGGTACGCGACCGACAAAGCCGACCTGCTGCTGATGGTGTTTCATGACGTGATCGGCCAGACGATTGAGCAGGCCCTGGACCCGCGCCGGACCAGTGGTCCGCTCGCTCAGGTGCTTCCCCGCCTGTTTGATCCCTTTTTCGACTTTTACGAGGGGCATCAGGTGCTGGCCAGTGATTTCCTCCAGCTGGTGCTGTTTCATCAGAGCCCCTGGCGCGAGCGCGAGATGCAGCAGGGCGAGACATTCGTGCAGCGCCTGACCGAACTGCTGCTGGGCCGGCAGACGGCGGGAGAAATTGCAGCCGACCTGGACCCGCACACGGCGGCCGTGGCTATCTTCTCGCTGTACCAGGCGTGCCTTGTCGGCTGGCTGGCGGGAGGGGCCACACTGGCCGACACGCGGCGCCAGCTCGACGCGCTGCTGCACCTGCAGGGCCGGGCGCTGCGGGCCTGCTTATCTGACCAGGGCGGTGAGCCATGACCCCCTCGGTCCTGATTGTTGGTGCCGGAATAGGCGGCCTGACTCTGGCTCAGGTGTTGAAACGCGCCGGGGCCGAGGTTCAGGTGATCGAGAAGGTAGCGTCCTGGCGGCCGGTGGGCGCGGGACTGATTCTCAGCGTCAACGCCCTGAGGGTTCTGGACCGGGTGGGGCTGCGGGAAGTGACCGCGCAGGCCGGCCAGACTCTGGCGTCGGTCCAACTGACAGACGCGCGTGGACGCCCCCTGCAGACCATGTCGTATCAGGCTTATGGTGGGGCGGTTGCCCTGCACCGCGCGGCATTGCAGGACGTCCTTGGACAGGGTCTCGGAGAACAAGTGCGGTTCGGCACGACCGTGCAGGCTCTTCGTCAGGACCACCAGGGAGTGGATGTCACGTTCAGTGACGGCTCCAGGCACCGATTCGACGTGGTGGTTGGGGCAGACGGGCTGCACTCGTCGGTTCGCGGCCTCGTGTTTGGGGACGTTCCGAAACGCTATGCCGGCTACACCAGCTGGCGCTTTGTGGTCAGTGCTCCTGCATCCCGGCATGCCGTGGAGATGTGGAGCCGGGGCTGCCGGCTGGGATTCGTGCCTATCGGGGGTGGGCAGACGTACGGGTACATTACGGCTAACGCGCAGGAAGGGCAACGCGAAGGCACGCCTGACCCCAGCAGCGAGGTCAGGGCGCGATGCGCGGAATTTGCTGATCCCGCGCCAGAGCTGCTGACCCGACTGAAGCCGGACACGCCAGTAATCCGCACGGATATCCACGAGGTTCGCCTGCCCTGCTGGGTGCACGGCCGGGTGGCCTTACTGGGCGACGCCGCGCATGCCATGACGCCCAACCTGGGGCAGGGCGCGGCCATGAGCCTGGAAGACGCCTGGGTTCTGGGCGAGCAGCTCACAGCGTCCTCTGACCTTCCTGCAGCTCTGGCACGGTATGGCCGAATTCGGCGCCGGAGGGTTGACCGTGTGCAGACCGCGTCGCGCCTGCTGGGTCAGGCTGGGCAGCTGGAGGCAGCAGGCCTGCGTGCCCTGAGGGCCATGGCCATGCGCCTCACCCCGCCGGAACTCACACGTCGGTCGATGGGTCAACTCTTTCAGGCCGATCCAGGCGGTACTGGGTTCGATGATCTCGGATGAATTCATACCTCAGCGTGTAGTTTCTTTGGCGAAGAAGGCCGCGGCTTTTTTCAGGATTTCACGCTCCTGTCGGAGGATTTCGTTTTCTTTGCGCAGCCTGCGGATCTCCTGCTGCTCTGGAGTCAGGATCTGCTGCCCATGACCAGGAAAAGCGGCCTTGCCCTTCTCCTGCTCGGCATTCATCCATTTGCGCAGTAGGGAAGCATTCAGGCCCAGGTCACGGGCGGTCCCGGCCAGGTTGCCGCTGGTTCGGGCCAGTCGCACGGCATCC is a genomic window containing:
- a CDS encoding ABC transporter substrate-binding protein, producing MQNYTNGQAFITAYQKAFGTAPAVRAAFTCDAMNAMLNALAVAARSAGKTPTRAQVDVALNSVNISTSRGVTGPISFRATGERRSSPMFIVEIDSRTLQPKVISGRRHTTSK
- a CDS encoding TetR/AcrR family transcriptional regulator, translating into MTRPPRLTAPSRRERHKQDKLQRIRAAALTLFTEQGYGSTTIRQIATEADVATGTIFRYATDKADLLLMVFHDVIGQTIEQALDPRRTSGPLAQVLPRLFDPFFDFYEGHQVLASDFLQLVLFHQSPWREREMQQGETFVQRLTELLLGRQTAGEIAADLDPHTAAVAIFSLYQACLVGWLAGGATLADTRRQLDALLHLQGRALRACLSDQGGEP
- a CDS encoding DUF6463 family protein — encoded protein: MQLWAGRLLIFVAVGHLLLALASIIPHLALMAPEQLPGVTGVPWHPLHLDRQAAFWSSLGSFAGPQLLWGVWVTVASRAGQPLPRGTGMALLVLTVVQVTLVPLSGFWINLLPALLLLASENPSWAAPNQSRKA
- a CDS encoding FAD-dependent monooxygenase, yielding MTPSVLIVGAGIGGLTLAQVLKRAGAEVQVIEKVASWRPVGAGLILSVNALRVLDRVGLREVTAQAGQTLASVQLTDARGRPLQTMSYQAYGGAVALHRAALQDVLGQGLGEQVRFGTTVQALRQDHQGVDVTFSDGSRHRFDVVVGADGLHSSVRGLVFGDVPKRYAGYTSWRFVVSAPASRHAVEMWSRGCRLGFVPIGGGQTYGYITANAQEGQREGTPDPSSEVRARCAEFADPAPELLTRLKPDTPVIRTDIHEVRLPCWVHGRVALLGDAAHAMTPNLGQGAAMSLEDAWVLGEQLTASSDLPAALARYGRIRRRRVDRVQTASRLLGQAGQLEAAGLRALRAMAMRLTPPELTRRSMGQLFQADPGGTGFDDLG
- a CDS encoding IS3 family transposase is translated as MHRTQPKLARRGRPVNHKRVLRVMRERKLLCRRERRYRATTDSTHRETRFPNLLPQVTPVRPDQVWQADPTYVRVQQGFVYLACVLDSFTREVVGWSLSKFLDAELPLAALNNALSARCPAPGLLHHSDQGVQYASRVYVNRLRAVGITPSMSRKGNPYDNARMESFYKTLKTEEVNLQEYADLDDARQHIDSFIADLYNTRRLHSSLGYVPPAEFAARYTATQM